In a single window of the Diospyros lotus cultivar Yz01 chromosome 10, ASM1463336v1, whole genome shotgun sequence genome:
- the LOC127811325 gene encoding chaperone protein dnaJ 20, chloroplastic-like, which produces MCCSYGVIPRSDARFSLLPVKPYPNANSRTSIPDAFLRLQRNRVWFRNRNGYPRLSAALDDGSVVAALEAMSFYELLGIPETGTLLEIKQAYKQLARKYHPDVSPPGRTEEYTQRFIRVQEAYETLSDPRQRALYDRDMARGLHLVFSARRRYQSDEPMEERSEWKNRWQVQLSELKRRSMYKDARGNMSWGARMRRQRNESSSDL; this is translated from the exons ATGTGCTGTAGCTACGGAGTGATACCAAGAAGCGACGCTCGCTTCTCTCTCCTTCCAGTCAAACCCTACCCGAACGCCAACAGTCGGACCTCCATACCGGACGCGTTCCTCCGCCTACAGAGAAACCGTGTCTGGTTCCGGAACCGGAACGGATATCCTCGTTTGAGCGCAGCGTTGGACGATGGTTCCGTTGTGGCGGCGTTGGAGGCGATGAGCTTCTACGAGCTTCTTGGGATTCCGGAGACGGGGACGCTGCTGGAGATCAAGCAGGCGTACAAGCAACTGGCGCGGAAGTACCACCCGGACGTGTCGCCGCCGGGGCGGACCGAGGAGTACACTCAGAGGTTCATCCGGGTCCAGGAGGCCTACGAGACGCTGTCCGACCCGAGGCAGAGGGCTCTTTACGACAGAGACATGGCCAGGGGGCTTCACCTCGTCTTCTCGGCTCGAAGGCGTTACCAGAGCGATGAG CCAATGGAGGAAAGAAGTGAATGGAAGAATCGCTGGCAGGTGCAGCTATCAGAGCTGAAGAGAAGAAGCATGTATAAGGATGCGCGGGGAAATATGTCATGGGGTGCACGGATGCGCAGGCAGAGGAATGAATCATCCTCAGATTTATGA